ACCTAATTTTTGTTCCAGCTCACGCTTTCCCTTTTCAGTTAAAATGACCTTTCTTTCTGCAATTTCCTCCACAAGTCCCCTTTGCTTCAGCCTATCAATCATTTTTTCAAGTGCAGTACGGGTAACTGTTGGATATGTATGAAAATATGGGGTGATTTTATACAAATGAGCATCTTGAATCGTCTGCGAGGAACGTTTGCCCTGAAGAAGGTGAAATAATGAATATATAGTTCTTTCGCCATTGATTTTATTCAAAATAGACAAAACAACTGTTTCCAAATAAGTTATCCCCATAAAATCACCCTTGAATGAAAAATTAAGCAAAGGGCAACATAATATTCGTTGCCCACTATAGCAGAAAAATAATATACCATTATTTTAACATGAAAATATCTTGTAAAATGTTTTATTTTCAACGAAAAAATCACTCAACGCCTTGTGTGATAAGCATTCTCAATACTTTTTTTATTGAAATGTTGGCGATACAGTTTTACAATAGGTATGAGGAATACGTTTTCACTAATTCGGTGGAAACAGCATATTATTGTTAAACACTTGGGAGGAATTATATCATGGCTAAGTACACAATTGTTGACAAAGAAACTTGTATTGCATGCGGAGCTTGCGGTGCAGCTGCTCCAGATATCTACGACTACGACGATGAAGGCATTGCATTCGTAACACTTGATGAAAACGAAGGGATCGTTGAGATTCCTGATGTATTGATTGACGATATGATGGATGCATTCGAAGGCTGCCCAACAGACTCAATCAAAGTTGCTGATGAGCCTTTCAACGGAGATGCTACTAAGTTTGAATAAGTAAATACATAATTCCCGCTTACAAGCGGGAATTTTTTGTTTTTTATACTCCTTATTGCTTTCCCAAAGACTGCAATTGGGTAATTACAAGTGCTAAAGCAATCTTTAATCAGTCCTATTATAAATCAAAAAAGCAACGGTGCAGGCCGTTGCTTTTTTATCAATCTATATAAGTTAAGTTTATGCGTTTTTAAAAGTTTGCTGTCTTTCGATCCATGTTTTCATTCTTGTGAACATCAGCATGAAAATGACAGACATCAATATGCCTTTTACGAAGTTAAATGGTAAAATCCCTGCAACGATCATCGCCTTGGTTTCTGGGCCAGACATAGCTGGCATATTCAAGAACAATGTGTAGGCAGGAAGGAACACGTAGTAGTTAAGCACACTCATCAGTATGGCCATACTTGTTGTCCCAGCCACG
This portion of the Mesobacillus sp. S13 genome encodes:
- a CDS encoding ferredoxin, whose product is MAKYTIVDKETCIACGACGAAAPDIYDYDDEGIAFVTLDENEGIVEIPDVLIDDMMDAFEGCPTDSIKVADEPFNGDATKFE